A single genomic interval of Pelorhabdus rhamnosifermentans harbors:
- a CDS encoding glycoside hydrolase family 31 protein, with translation MQVSRKLMNVENHHDYLDITAGVAKYRIILLNDDIVRIRCTFAEKFKPEASYALVMTAWQDHMDDLLQGERKRVKAIATTYKDCDAFILVATKKLNIKIYKEPFTIEISDQDGNILHSDLKGRSYVQDDLGRLYHYSCMDDQDYFYGFGEKTGYLNKKKRRMRMHNVDTIGYDSELTDPLYKHIPFYIKLNSRNNIASGLFYHNSYDSVFDMGCERSGYWDKYSYFCADGGELDVFFIYGPRIKDVIKNYTDLTGKTIFPTKYSLGYMGSTMYYTELEHDADKAILQFLDKCKEEQIPCDGFFLSSGYTTGQDGKRYVFNWNKDRFENPKEFIGKMQQKGADLAPNIKPGMLTTHPLYKEFDEAGAYVKDEDDEKSQTDRYWGGQASFVDFTNPKGRELWKKHLKKAIVSLGITSIWNDNNEYEINNLASVCHYEGLKQEVSALRPVMPNMMAFMAQETVLETYPNSRPYIVSRAGFAGIQRYAQTWAGDNNTSWKSLKFNVPVILGMGLSGVANQGCDIGGFYGPAPEPELFVRWVQNGIFQPRFSIHSCNTDNTVTEPWMFPSYTQYIREAIGLRYRLVPYYYSLLAEAATEGSPIMRPLVYEFQADPHALEESFEFMIGSSLLIANILDKGAKTQRVYLPTGATWFDWYTKECHEGGQTIELDVSLGSIPMFIRSGAIIPLSEELMNIHTDVVETLHLLVEPSQESEFVLYDDDGMTNNYKKGEYLKTTICIKKNVGTDITFTYEGSYLTPIKVVNVDLICQEVAPVQIRLQDRKLPLFLNKQEWQVSSAGWYYDMEQKTAKIKYNHISENHTLHVDFDVKDLISV, from the coding sequence ATGCAAGTGAGCAGAAAACTGATGAATGTAGAGAATCATCATGATTATTTGGATATTACCGCGGGGGTGGCAAAATATCGCATCATCTTGTTAAATGACGATATTGTAAGAATTCGTTGCACTTTCGCCGAGAAATTTAAACCGGAAGCTTCTTATGCACTCGTGATGACAGCTTGGCAGGATCATATGGATGATTTGTTGCAAGGGGAAAGAAAAAGAGTAAAAGCCATTGCTACGACTTATAAAGATTGTGATGCTTTTATTTTAGTGGCTACGAAAAAGCTGAACATCAAAATTTACAAAGAGCCTTTTACAATCGAAATTTCAGATCAAGACGGAAATATATTGCACTCCGATCTAAAAGGCCGGTCCTATGTACAAGATGACTTGGGACGTCTTTATCATTATTCTTGTATGGATGATCAGGATTACTTTTACGGATTTGGTGAAAAAACGGGGTATTTAAATAAGAAAAAACGCCGAATGAGAATGCATAATGTGGATACCATTGGCTATGATTCTGAGTTGACAGACCCACTGTATAAACATATTCCGTTTTATATTAAGTTAAACAGCAGAAATAATATAGCAAGCGGTTTATTCTATCATAATTCTTATGACTCCGTCTTTGATATGGGTTGTGAACGAAGTGGGTATTGGGATAAATATAGTTATTTCTGTGCGGATGGCGGAGAATTAGATGTGTTTTTTATTTATGGCCCCAGAATAAAAGATGTCATAAAAAATTATACTGATTTAACAGGTAAAACGATATTTCCGACAAAATATTCCTTGGGATACATGGGTTCTACTATGTATTATACAGAATTAGAGCATGATGCTGACAAGGCTATTCTGCAATTTTTAGACAAATGCAAAGAAGAACAAATTCCTTGTGATGGATTCTTTTTGTCCTCAGGTTATACTACGGGTCAGGATGGAAAGAGATATGTATTTAACTGGAACAAGGATCGCTTTGAGAATCCTAAAGAATTTATCGGAAAAATGCAACAGAAGGGCGCTGATTTAGCACCGAATATTAAACCAGGCATGTTAACAACCCATCCTTTATATAAAGAGTTTGATGAAGCCGGGGCTTATGTAAAAGACGAAGATGATGAAAAATCACAAACAGACAGATATTGGGGAGGACAAGCTTCTTTTGTAGATTTCACAAATCCTAAGGGGCGTGAATTGTGGAAAAAACATTTAAAAAAAGCGATTGTTTCCCTTGGGATCACCTCAATCTGGAATGATAATAATGAATATGAAATTAACAATTTGGCATCGGTTTGTCACTATGAGGGGCTAAAACAAGAAGTGAGTGCTTTACGTCCTGTCATGCCTAACATGATGGCTTTTATGGCCCAAGAAACGGTTTTAGAGACTTATCCCAATAGTAGACCTTATATTGTTAGTCGAGCCGGTTTTGCCGGTATACAACGTTATGCCCAAACATGGGCCGGGGATAATAATACCAGTTGGAAGAGCTTAAAATTTAATGTTCCGGTGATACTCGGCATGGGATTGTCTGGGGTGGCCAATCAGGGTTGTGATATTGGAGGATTTTATGGACCGGCACCGGAGCCGGAATTGTTTGTCAGATGGGTTCAAAACGGAATTTTCCAACCGAGATTTTCCATCCATTCTTGTAACACCGATAATACCGTTACTGAACCGTGGATGTTTCCTTCCTATACACAATATATCAGAGAGGCTATTGGGCTACGATATCGGTTAGTTCCATACTACTATTCATTGCTTGCTGAGGCAGCTACCGAAGGCTCGCCGATCATGAGACCGTTAGTGTATGAATTCCAAGCTGATCCCCATGCACTTGAAGAAAGTTTTGAGTTCATGATTGGCAGTTCTCTGTTAATTGCGAATATTTTAGATAAAGGCGCAAAAACCCAGCGGGTTTATTTGCCGACGGGAGCAACTTGGTTTGACTGGTATACTAAAGAATGCCACGAAGGTGGACAGACGATTGAATTAGATGTATCTTTAGGCTCCATTCCGATGTTCATTAGAAGCGGTGCTATTATACCGCTGAGTGAAGAATTAATGAATATTCATACGGATGTAGTGGAAACACTTCATCTCCTTGTGGAGCCTTCACAGGAATCGGAATTCGTTTTATATGACGATGATGGCATGACCAACAATTATAAAAAGGGTGAGTATTTAAAAACCACCATTTGTATAAAGAAAAATGTCGGAACAGACATTACTTTTACCTATGAGGGAAGTTATTTGACGCCGATTAAAGTAGTGAATGTAGATCTCATCTGCCAGGAAGTCGCGCCAGTTCAAATTAGATTGCAAGACAGAAAACTTCCTCTGTTTCTTAATAAACAAGAATGGCAAGTAAGCAGTGCCGGCTGGTATTATGACATGGAACAAAAAACAGCCAAAATTAAATATAATCATATTAGTGAAAATCATACGCTGCATGTCGATTTTGATGTGAAAGATTTAATTTCCGTATAA
- a CDS encoding SDR family oxidoreductase, which produces MNLPFNIDLQDKVVVITGAGGVICSTFAKALAACGAKVAVLDLNKSSADLVAQEITEAGGQAVGVEANVLEVASLKAARQLVRDQLGPCDMLINGAGGNHPKGTTSKEYLYREDLEDAKEGEVTFFDLDPKGVEFVFNLNFLGTLLPTQVFLKDMIGKKDAVVLNISSMNAFTPLTKIPAYSGAKAAVSNFTQWLAVHLSKVDVRVNAIAPGFFVTNQNRGLLFHADGSATERSAKILNATPMGRFGECEELIGTLLWLVDHKASGFVNGIVVPVDGGFSAYSGV; this is translated from the coding sequence ATGAATTTACCCTTTAACATTGATTTACAAGACAAAGTAGTTGTGATTACCGGTGCCGGCGGAGTGATTTGCAGTACCTTTGCCAAAGCATTGGCAGCTTGCGGAGCGAAAGTGGCAGTACTTGATTTGAATAAAAGTAGTGCTGATTTGGTTGCACAGGAGATCACGGAAGCGGGTGGACAAGCTGTTGGCGTAGAAGCCAATGTTTTGGAGGTGGCCAGTTTAAAGGCCGCCCGGCAATTAGTGCGTGATCAACTGGGGCCCTGTGATATGCTCATCAATGGTGCCGGTGGGAATCATCCGAAAGGTACAACAAGCAAGGAATATCTCTATCGTGAAGACCTTGAGGATGCGAAAGAAGGGGAAGTAACCTTTTTTGATCTGGACCCGAAGGGAGTTGAGTTTGTCTTTAATTTGAATTTTCTTGGTACGTTGTTGCCGACTCAAGTATTTTTAAAGGATATGATCGGAAAAAAGGATGCAGTTGTCCTAAATATTTCTTCCATGAATGCTTTTACACCTCTGACGAAGATTCCAGCCTATAGCGGTGCCAAAGCGGCTGTATCAAACTTTACGCAATGGTTGGCAGTCCATTTGTCCAAGGTAGATGTTCGGGTGAATGCCATTGCGCCGGGTTTTTTTGTAACCAATCAAAACCGGGGATTGTTATTTCATGCTGATGGCAGTGCCACAGAGAGATCGGCCAAGATTTTAAATGCCACTCCCATGGGACGATTTGGGGAATGCGAGGAATTGATCGGTACCTTGTTATGGCTGGTGGATCATAAGGCATCCGGTTTTGTTAATGGTATTGTTGTGCCTGTTGATGGTGGCTTTTCCGCTTATTCGGGAGTTTGA
- the uxuA gene encoding mannonate dehydratase, with amino-acid sequence MTFRWYGDSDPVTLDKIRQIPGLTGIVSAIYDVPVGEVWPIERILALKHTVESHGFQCEVIESVPVHEDIKLGLPSRERYIANYCTTLSNLGQAGFTTVCYNFMPVFDWTRSDLDHKLPDGSLALIYRQATVENMNPLTGELSLPGWDASYTKEGMKALLEQYRNVTEEKLWDNLQYFLEKIIPVAEQAGINMAIHSDDPPWSIFGLPRIIKNKADLERLIHLVDSPNNGITLCSGSLGVDPENHIPDLIRYFGKLGRIHFGHCRNIKITGNKCFEESSHRSADGSLDMVEIMKAYHEIGFNGPIRPDHGRMIWGEAGKPGYGLYDRALGAVYLNGIWETLNKIE; translated from the coding sequence ATGACATTTAGGTGGTATGGCGACAGTGATCCGGTGACACTGGACAAGATTAGGCAAATACCTGGACTCACAGGAATTGTTTCAGCCATTTATGATGTTCCGGTCGGAGAAGTTTGGCCCATAGAGCGTATTTTGGCGCTTAAGCACACAGTGGAATCACATGGATTTCAGTGCGAGGTTATCGAGAGCGTGCCGGTACACGAGGATATTAAACTTGGACTGCCAAGCCGGGAACGTTATATTGCTAATTACTGTACAACACTTAGTAATTTAGGACAAGCAGGATTTACGACCGTATGCTATAATTTCATGCCTGTTTTTGACTGGACTCGGTCCGATCTGGATCACAAATTGCCCGACGGATCCTTAGCGTTGATTTATCGCCAAGCGACAGTAGAAAATATGAATCCGTTGACAGGTGAATTATCATTGCCTGGATGGGACGCAAGTTATACGAAGGAAGGCATGAAAGCCCTGCTAGAACAATACCGGAATGTTACCGAAGAGAAATTATGGGATAATTTACAGTACTTTTTAGAAAAGATTATCCCCGTGGCTGAACAAGCGGGTATTAACATGGCTATTCATTCGGATGATCCACCGTGGTCTATTTTTGGCTTGCCGCGTATTATTAAAAATAAAGCTGATTTGGAACGGCTCATTCACCTGGTGGATAGTCCTAACAATGGTATTACCTTGTGTTCCGGATCTTTAGGAGTAGACCCGGAAAATCATATTCCAGACTTAATCCGCTATTTTGGGAAGCTGGGGCGAATTCACTTTGGTCATTGCCGTAATATCAAAATTACAGGTAATAAATGCTTCGAAGAGTCATCCCATCGGAGTGCGGACGGATCACTGGATATGGTGGAAATTATGAAAGCTTATCATGAAATTGGTTTTAATGGGCCTATACGTCCAGATCATGGACGCATGATTTGGGGTGAAGCAGGCAAGCCTGGTTACGGGCTGTATGATCGTGCGTTGGGGGCTGTTTATTTAAATGGTATTTGGGAAACGTTGAACAAAATAGAATAA
- a CDS encoding S-layer homology domain-containing protein, producing MKKNLIVTFALMFILSVVSTAFAAVNPFDDVPAGNWAYDSVTKLAQAGIIDGYSDGTFHGDKTVTRYEMAQIVAKAISKTAKMKTVDASTKAEVDKLSKEFADELQSLGVRVTKIEAKQSNVKLSADLRVRWNNFSGKANADQWKDRYRLNMTADINDTTSLYARFVFQDDKFNQDSAQRLSDMALTTKGLIDKTNVTVGRYSLNMGPTGYLSGTTGDLDGIMTNTNIGNFGLMLGYAQVRQTNGNTLVTNSLWIKNIDFAEMTYNMGKAKIYGDYFKNLNAGQSDGNGNTVLDAYNIVGGGVTYKFDSVWKLIGEHYVNRAQAVKMSDGSSPTATIVQLDYKGADASKPGSWGALIEYNKFEGNSLPYQFSGPYTRFNPNDFGINPSTGGVKSYAAEIDYTLAKNITFNGIYQFDAENTTTGQAAPYPKWIRAQINYYF from the coding sequence ATGAAAAAAAATCTTATCGTAACATTTGCACTTATGTTTATACTAAGCGTGGTTAGTACAGCTTTTGCAGCAGTAAATCCTTTTGATGATGTACCAGCAGGAAACTGGGCATATGATTCGGTAACAAAGTTGGCGCAAGCAGGTATTATTGATGGATATAGTGATGGCACTTTCCATGGTGACAAAACTGTCACCCGTTATGAAATGGCGCAAATCGTGGCCAAAGCTATTTCTAAAACAGCAAAAATGAAGACGGTTGATGCTTCAACGAAAGCCGAGGTTGACAAGCTGAGCAAAGAATTCGCCGATGAATTGCAAAGTCTCGGTGTACGTGTGACTAAAATTGAGGCTAAGCAATCGAATGTAAAACTTTCTGCCGACTTGCGTGTACGTTGGAATAACTTTTCAGGCAAGGCCAATGCTGATCAGTGGAAAGATCGTTATCGGTTGAACATGACTGCTGATATTAATGATACCACTTCTTTATATGCGCGCTTTGTTTTCCAAGACGATAAATTCAATCAGGATAGCGCGCAAAGATTATCCGACATGGCTCTGACTACCAAAGGCTTGATTGATAAAACGAATGTGACAGTAGGCCGGTATTCTCTAAACATGGGGCCAACAGGCTATTTATCCGGTACTACGGGTGACCTGGATGGCATCATGACTAATACCAATATCGGTAACTTTGGTTTGATGCTTGGTTATGCTCAAGTGCGGCAGACAAATGGCAATACGCTTGTTACCAACAGCCTTTGGATTAAAAATATTGATTTTGCCGAAATGACGTACAATATGGGCAAAGCAAAAATTTATGGCGACTACTTTAAAAACCTGAATGCCGGACAAAGCGATGGTAACGGTAATACGGTGCTTGATGCTTATAACATTGTTGGCGGCGGTGTAACGTATAAGTTTGATTCCGTTTGGAAATTAATTGGTGAACATTATGTAAATCGTGCTCAGGCAGTAAAAATGTCGGACGGTTCATCACCTACAGCGACGATTGTCCAGTTGGACTATAAAGGAGCAGATGCTTCCAAGCCGGGGTCATGGGGTGCACTCATAGAATACAATAAATTTGAGGGAAACTCACTGCCATATCAATTTTCTGGCCCTTATACTCGGTTCAATCCTAATGATTTTGGTATTAATCCATCTACAGGTGGCGTAAAAAGTTATGCCGCCGAGATTGACTACACTTTAGCTAAAAACATTACTTTCAACGGTATATATCAATTTGATGCCGAAAATACAACTACTGGCCAAGCGGCTCCTTATCCAAAATGGATTCGTGCTCAAATCAACTATTACTTCTAA
- the uxaC gene encoding glucuronate isomerase: MKQFMSENFLLETKSAIKLYQEYAVDMPIIDYHCHLSAKEVYENKKFTTLTEAWLYGDHYKWRAMRSNGIDEQYITGNASDYEKFIAWVKTIEKCIGNPLYHWTHLELQRFFGIHEPLSEKTALAIWEKVNQLLESEECSARGMIARSNVAVICTTDDPTDSLAYHRKIREDSSIEFSVLPTFRPDKGMAIDDSGFIQWVERLAEVTGSKITSYVNFLSALQQRMEFFHELGCRVADQGVERVPYMESSKMTVENIFAQALQGKRIVREDVECYQTALLQFCGEQYAKLGWVMQLHIGPMRNNNSPMFRKLGPDSGYDSIHDHPIAFSLSRLLDSLESKGCLPKTILYALNPKDYFVLGSMIGNFQSGNIPGKIQFGTAWWFNDSKTGMVDHMITLSNLGLISRFVGMVTDSRSFLSYTRHEYFRRILCNLLGEWMEKGEVPNDWDMIGGIVQDICFHNAKTYFGFEIK; the protein is encoded by the coding sequence TTGAAACAATTTATGAGCGAAAATTTTTTGTTAGAAACCAAATCGGCAATAAAACTTTATCAAGAGTATGCAGTTGATATGCCCATTATTGATTATCATTGTCATCTATCAGCCAAAGAAGTTTATGAAAATAAGAAATTTACTACCCTTACTGAGGCTTGGTTGTATGGAGATCATTATAAATGGCGGGCCATGCGTAGCAATGGTATTGATGAACAGTATATTACCGGTAATGCCAGTGATTATGAAAAATTTATAGCCTGGGTTAAAACAATAGAAAAATGTATTGGCAACCCGCTATATCATTGGACCCATTTGGAACTTCAGCGTTTCTTTGGAATTCATGAACCCTTAAGTGAAAAAACTGCGCTAGCTATTTGGGAGAAGGTCAACCAGTTGCTTGAGAGTGAAGAATGCAGCGCCAGAGGTATGATCGCGAGATCCAATGTGGCTGTTATTTGTACAACAGACGATCCGACTGATTCATTAGCGTATCATCGGAAAATTCGGGAGGATAGCAGCATTGAATTTAGTGTACTGCCTACGTTCCGGCCAGATAAAGGTATGGCTATTGATGATTCTGGTTTTATTCAATGGGTAGAACGGCTGGCAGAGGTAACAGGCAGTAAAATTACGAGTTATGTTAACTTTTTGTCCGCATTGCAGCAGCGTATGGAGTTTTTTCATGAACTGGGCTGCCGAGTTGCTGATCAAGGTGTGGAAAGGGTTCCCTACATGGAAAGTTCAAAAATGACGGTAGAGAACATTTTTGCCCAGGCTTTACAGGGAAAACGGATTGTCCGAGAGGATGTCGAATGTTATCAGACGGCACTTTTACAATTTTGCGGAGAGCAGTATGCCAAATTGGGTTGGGTAATGCAGCTACATATTGGGCCTATGCGTAACAACAACAGTCCTATGTTCAGAAAACTGGGACCAGATAGCGGTTATGACTCGATTCACGATCATCCGATTGCGTTTTCGTTGTCAAGGTTATTAGATTCGCTGGAAAGTAAAGGGTGCTTACCAAAAACGATATTATATGCGCTGAATCCGAAAGATTATTTTGTATTGGGGAGTATGATCGGCAACTTTCAATCAGGCAATATTCCGGGGAAAATTCAATTTGGCACAGCCTGGTGGTTTAACGACAGCAAAACAGGAATGGTTGATCACATGATTACCTTAAGCAACTTGGGGTTGATTAGCCGGTTTGTAGGAATGGTTACCGATTCCAGAAGCTTTTTATCCTATACCAGACATGAGTATTTCAGGCGCATTCTCTGTAATTTGTTGGGAGAGTGGATGGAAAAGGGTGAGGTTCCGAATGATTGGGATATGATAGGAGGTATTGTCCAAGATATTTGTTTTCATAATGCCAAGACATATTTTGGCTTTGAAATAAAATAA
- a CDS encoding LacI family DNA-binding transcriptional regulator, producing the protein MKSEKQRENMNVTIKDIARVAGVSHITVSRALNDYTSVKPETRERIIKIAEKMNYVPNFNAKSLVLDKSYIIGLFFSTLKQGTSSDFFYQAVTGVNSIIKEKYNVVIKGIDEYRDYSVINRRNFDGILVVSQRGEDDEFISHVLRNKIPIVVMNRETSGLEIVNVLVNDCLGAYDATRYLLEAGHEKIAIIGGKRDFQSAVARKQGFAKAMSEADKSIVPQYMLQGDYGFESGYYKMKELLLETDRPTAVFCFNDDMALGAIRAVFESGFKVPTDISIIGFDNTVFSRYVTPALTTVHRPIERMCQEGACRIIDIIEGNDSGTGVFYINAELKIRDSVRFI; encoded by the coding sequence GTGAAATCAGAAAAGCAAAGGGAAAATATGAACGTTACGATCAAGGATATTGCACGGGTCGCAGGCGTATCCCATATTACGGTATCGCGCGCACTCAATGATTATACATCAGTGAAGCCCGAAACTCGGGAACGTATAATAAAAATTGCTGAAAAAATGAATTACGTTCCTAATTTTAATGCCAAGAGTCTAGTGCTTGATAAATCATATATTATTGGACTGTTTTTTTCTACTTTGAAACAAGGGACATCATCCGATTTTTTTTACCAGGCAGTTACAGGTGTCAATAGCATTATAAAAGAGAAGTATAATGTGGTCATCAAGGGAATAGATGAATATCGAGATTATTCTGTTATCAACCGCCGGAATTTTGATGGAATACTGGTCGTAAGTCAGCGGGGGGAAGATGATGAGTTTATATCTCATGTTCTACGAAATAAAATTCCTATTGTAGTAATGAATCGTGAAACATCTGGCCTAGAAATTGTTAATGTCCTTGTGAATGATTGTCTGGGTGCATATGATGCTACTCGCTATTTGTTGGAGGCTGGTCATGAGAAGATAGCAATTATTGGAGGAAAAAGAGATTTCCAATCTGCTGTAGCCAGAAAGCAAGGATTTGCTAAAGCCATGTCAGAGGCCGACAAGTCAATAGTGCCCCAATATATGCTACAGGGCGATTATGGTTTTGAAAGCGGATACTATAAGATGAAGGAGCTTTTGCTCGAGACGGATAGACCTACGGCTGTTTTTTGTTTCAATGATGATATGGCTTTAGGTGCAATAAGAGCTGTTTTCGAATCCGGGTTTAAAGTTCCGACGGATATATCGATAATCGGCTTTGATAATACAGTTTTTTCACGGTATGTTACGCCGGCATTGACGACTGTACACCGCCCTATTGAGAGAATGTGCCAAGAAGGCGCGTGCAGGATTATTGATATTATTGAAGGGAACGATAGTGGCACGGGAGTATTTTATATTAATGCGGAATTGAAGATCAGAGATTCAGTGAGATTTATTTAA
- a CDS encoding manganese catalase family protein, giving the protein MSNSFVVESVFLYQYNHIAKAVLTDIGTEELAHMEMIAGLVYKLTDGADPKDYDEAGWGGQYAQHNHGIFWTDANGVPWCASYIACLGDPLADLTEDMAAEQKARVTYEHLIALTDDEKVKDTLRFLWEREVVHYQRFGETLNTVQDYMASGKHIWCGVSREEEEKE; this is encoded by the coding sequence ATTTCGAATAGTTTCGTTGTAGAGTCTGTTTTTCTATATCAATATAACCACATCGCTAAAGCAGTTCTTACCGATATCGGAACAGAAGAACTAGCACATATGGAAATGATTGCGGGACTGGTTTATAAACTGACAGATGGCGCCGATCCGAAGGATTATGACGAAGCAGGCTGGGGAGGACAATATGCTCAGCATAATCATGGTATATTCTGGACGGACGCCAATGGAGTTCCCTGGTGTGCTTCTTACATTGCCTGTCTGGGCGATCCCCTTGCCGATCTGACCGAGGATATGGCAGCTGAGCAAAAGGCCCGTGTTACCTATGAACATCTCATTGCTCTGACAGATGATGAGAAAGTAAAAGATACGCTCCGGTTTTTGTGGGAAAGAGAAGTGGTACATTATCAGCGATTTGGTGAGACGCTCAATACGGTGCAAGATTATATGGCAAGCGGCAAGCATATATGGTGCGGCGTAAGCCGTGAAGAAGAAGAGAAGGAATAG
- a CDS encoding GGDEF domain-containing protein: MKYTGRIIGLIIMLMTIIAIRIYAYIYLDYPLTALPIAGIFSLVFVYWVGKKYDQVKFYSERDSLTGLYNRRVIDTIFPILLAQTDRKNESLGILILDCNNFKTINDTQGHIKGDLVLREVAASLLNVTRKTDLVARWGGDEFLIIVPNTDEKKIKIVISRIETKLHELSRKLQISISVASGFSIYPQNATNFNDLIVVADKMMYSIKNKLR, encoded by the coding sequence ATGAAATATACAGGAAGAATTATAGGCTTAATCATTATGCTGATGACTATTATAGCAATAAGAATATATGCTTATATTTATTTGGATTACCCGCTTACTGCTTTGCCTATAGCTGGGATTTTTTCCTTAGTATTCGTATATTGGGTTGGCAAAAAATATGATCAAGTTAAGTTCTATTCAGAAAGGGATAGCTTAACAGGACTTTATAACCGAAGAGTTATCGATACAATTTTTCCAATTTTATTAGCGCAGACAGATAGAAAAAATGAAAGTTTAGGAATATTAATACTTGATTGCAATAACTTTAAAACCATAAATGATACCCAGGGACATATCAAGGGAGATTTAGTATTACGGGAAGTTGCAGCTTCCCTCTTAAATGTAACAAGAAAAACAGATTTAGTTGCCAGATGGGGCGGGGATGAATTTTTAATTATTGTTCCTAATACGGATGAAAAAAAGATAAAAATAGTCATAAGTAGAATTGAAACAAAGTTACACGAATTATCTCGAAAATTGCAGATTTCCATTTCTGTTGCAAGTGGATTTTCAATTTATCCCCAAAACGCAACAAATTTTAATGATTTAATTGTAGTTGCTGATAAAATGATGTATAGTATCAAAAATAAACTTAGGTAA
- a CDS encoding DUF2968 domain-containing protein: protein MPPLQTFNKDLVNYLLSLDITSLSLLQSVIAILLSEGLNADEQDLLGNFITNIGGILTTIGSYLDVHQEEQNKTTTNNNESASQKDTELDKKDSLQSELEKMQRQIRELQQQNKDMLNYINKLNSKLNCF from the coding sequence ATGCCACCATTGCAAACATTTAATAAGGATTTAGTAAATTATTTACTTTCATTAGATATTACTTCCCTTTCTCTCCTCCAAAGCGTCATCGCTATTTTATTATCTGAAGGCTTAAATGCCGATGAACAAGATCTACTCGGTAATTTTATAACGAACATAGGAGGTATATTAACCACTATCGGCTCTTATCTAGATGTTCATCAAGAGGAACAAAACAAGACCACTACAAACAATAATGAATCAGCCTCACAGAAAGATACCGAACTTGATAAAAAAGATTCTTTGCAAAGCGAACTAGAAAAAATGCAGCGACAAATTCGAGAACTACAACAACAAAATAAGGACATGCTAAACTACATAAATAAATTAAACAGTAAATTAAATTGTTTCTAA